From the genome of Aricia agestis chromosome 9, ilAriAges1.1, whole genome shotgun sequence, one region includes:
- the LOC121730513 gene encoding facilitated trehalose transporter Tret1-like: protein MPVSHKWREYGAAFSATLITAAAGTTVAWTSPTIPILTAPDSPIATTPDESSWIASMMILFSAISPIPAAYLADRIGRKRTLLLSAIPYIIGWILVMLAKNVPTIYAARLFSGLGYGIAYTTAPMYLGEIASNEVRGAMATLITVMSKLGILSQYCIGPYVSMLNLASFNITIPILFFVTFSAMPESPYYFLKSNQSSKAEQALKRLRGKDFIPEELDGMRHLVNENMRDTSQWKDLFTVGGNRRGLIILLGIYFTQQFCGSTAVIAYAQQIFKATDSGLDEKGACIIVGVVQLITSAISCQLVDRLGRKPLLITSACGVGLANIIIGAYFFMQHESSEYTVAIKFIPIIVIPIFIFSYTIGLATVPFAITSEIFPTNIKSKATCVIQIFVALMTFAVTKLYQVVADNLGNYVAFWGFGVLSVGGVIFILLLLPETKGQSFAAIQEKLYSEKVVYEKQDEGKVMINL from the exons ATGCCCGTCAGCCACAAGTGGAGGGAGTATGGAGCCGCATTCAGTG CGACCCTGATAACGGCGGCGGCGGGGACGACGGTGGCGTGGACTTCCCCCACTATCCCCATCCTGACGGCGCCGGACTCCCCCATCGCCACCACGCCCGACGAGAGCTCATGGATCGCCTCCATGATGATACTGTTCTCAG CCATAAGTCCGATCCCTGCGGCGTACCTGGCTGACAGGATTGGCAGGAAGAGGACTTTACTACTGTCCGCGATCCCCTACATCATAGGCTGGATCCTGGTGATGCTGGCCAAGAACGTACCCACCATATACGCTGCAAGACTGTTCTCCGGGCTGGGCTATGGGATAGCCTACACCACGGCGCCCATGTACCTTGGAGAGATTGCGTCGAATGAAGTCCGTGGTGCCATGGCCACTCTCATCACTGTTATGTCCAAG CTCGGAATCCTGTCTCAATACTGCATCGGACCCTACGTGTCCATGTTGAACCTCGCCAGCTTCAACATCACCATACCGATACTGTTCTTCGTCACATTCAGCGCGATGCCCGAATCTCCCTACTATTTCTTAAAGTCTAACCAGTCGAGTAAGGCCGAGCAGGCGCTAAAACGGCTGAGAGGGAAGGATTTTATCCCCGAGGAGTTGGACGGCATGAGACACCTCGTCAACGAGAACATGAGAGACACGAGCCAGTGGAAGGATCTGTTTACCGTCGGCGGAAACAGGAGAGGACTCATCATCCTCCTGGGAATCTACTTCACGCAGCAGTTCTGCGGAAGCACTGCCGTTATCGCGTACGCGCAGCAAATTTTCAAAGCCACCGACAGCGGCTTGGATGAGAAAGGAGCTTGCATCATCGTCGGTGTCGTCCAGCTCATTACGTCAGCTATATCCTGCCAGCTGGTGGATAGACTGGGCAGGAAACCGCTCCTGATAACGTCAGCCTGCGGGGTCGGGCTCGCCAACATCATAATCGGCGCGTACTTCTTCATGCAACACGAAAGCAGCGAGTACACGGTCGCCATCAAGTTCATTCCTATTATTGTGATACCGATATTCATATTCTCGTATACTATTGGCCTAGCCACGGTGCCCTTCGCGATCACCTCTGAGATATTCCCCACGAACATCAAGTCGAAAGCGACGTGCGTTATACAGATATTTGTAGCGCTCATGACGTTCGCAGTGACGAAGTTGTACCAGGTGGTTGCGGACAACCTGGGCAACTACGTCGCCTTCTGGGGCTTCGGGGTGCTGTCGGTGGGAGGTGTGATATTCATACTGTTGCTGTTGCCAGAAACGAAGGGCCAGTCCTTCGCCGCGATACAGGAGAAGTTGTACAGCGAAAAAGTTGTTTACGAGAAACAAGATGAGGGCAAAGTGATGATTAACTTATAG